The Balearica regulorum gibbericeps isolate bBalReg1 chromosome 22, bBalReg1.pri, whole genome shotgun sequence genome includes a region encoding these proteins:
- the SYNC gene encoding syncoilin isoform X8 — MAEPEPPPELQLDEAGASSAPQGAAAGAAPHPDLLHSPLDPAVGMGVTPVHVGSPDTCRELRADIRDASLELDMPGPQLDEDAARTGILLDVDVAGIPLNLDAAGIPLDVDADGAEIPLDVDADGAEIPLDVDAAGIPLDVDADGAEIPLDVDAAGIPLDVDADGAEIPLYMDTDGAGIPADTDPGGAGILLDMDAEGAGGPLDADGTEHQCLTLEELGDYFQECIEAVEQLEKERDSLIAELAQLREPVLQEIRHAHEEIQAACRLLAKVELERDNLKDEIRQIKQKLFKVTKECVACQYQLESRRHDLSQHAAYRGELETQAGQLSGELSRLKETCEKEKEVLRQRLETPPCRQDNLYLQESRRLSMEFESFVAESRRGLEEHYEPQLLRLLERREVGAKALQEMQGEIQGMKEALRPLQGEVSRLRLQNRSLEEQIILVKQKRDEEVGQYRERVEELEDRLKELKNGVQLQQRKNQELEELRTSLHRELSIYKGCLEIYGHLCKSEEKADQD, encoded by the exons ATGGCAGAGCCTGAGCCccctccagagctgcagctggatGAAGCCGGAGCATCCTCAGCCCCACAGGGAGCGGCTGCAGGCGCTGCTCCGCACCCGGACCTTTTGCACAGCCCGTTAGACCCAGCGGTGGGTATGGGGGTGACACCCGTGCACGTGGGCAGCCCAGACACCTGCCGGGAGCTACGGGCAGACATCAGGGACGCTTCCTTGGAGCTAGACATGCCAGGGCCCCAGCTGGACGAGGATGCAGCCAGGACTGGGATCCTGCTGGATGTGGACGTGGCAGGAATCCCGCTGAACCTGGATGCAGCAGGGATCCCGCTGGACGTGGATGCAGATGGAGCAGAGATCCCACTGGACGTGGATGCAGATGGAGCAGAGATCCCGCTGGACGTGGATGCAGCAGGGATCCCGCTGGACGTGGATGCAGATGGAGCAGAGATCCCGCTGGACGTGGATGCAGCAGGGATCCCGCTGGACGTGGATGCAgatggagcagagatccccctgtACATGGACACGGATGGGGCAGGGATCCCAGCTGACACGGACCCAGGTGGGGCAGGGATCCTGCTGGACATGGATGCAGAGGGGGCAGGCGGCCCCCTGGACGCAGATGGCACAGAGCATCAGTGCCTGACCCTCGAGGAGCTGGGGGACTACTTCCAAGAGTGCATCGAAGCCGTCgagcagctggagaaagagagagacagccTGATCGCGGAGCTTGCCCAGCTCCGGGAGCCGGTGCTGCAGGAGATCCGCCATGCCCACGAGGAGATCCAGGCAGCCTGCCGGCTGCTGGCCAAGgtggagctggagagggacaaCCTGAAGGATGAGATCCGGCAGATCAAGCAGAAGCTGTTCAAGGTGACAAAGGAGTGTGTGGCTTGCCAGTACCAGCTGGAGAGCCGGCGGCACGACCTCTCCCAGCACGCTGCTTACCGGGGCGAGCTGGAGACCCAGGCTGGGCAGCTCTCTGGCGAACTGTCCCGGCTGAAGGAGACCTGcgagaaggagaaggaggtttTGAGGCAGCGGTTGGAGACGCCACCGTGTCGGCAGGATAATCTGTACCTGCAGGAGAGTCGCCGGCTCTCCATGGAGTTTGAGAGCTTCGTGGCAGAGAGCCGGCGGGGTCTGGAGGAGCACTACGAGCCCcagctgctgcggctgctggaGAGACGCGAGGTGGGGGCGAAGGCGCTGCAGGAGATGCAGGGGGAGATCCAGGGGATGAAGGAAGCCCTGCGGCCCTTGCAGGGGGAGGTCAGTCGGCTGCGGCTGCAGAACCGGAGCCTGGAGGAGCAGATCATCCTCGTCAAGCAGAAACGGGATGAAGAGGTCGGGCAGTACCGG GAACGGGTTGAGGAGCTGGAAGACCGGCTGAAGGAGCTGAAGAACGGGGTCCAGCTCCAGCAGCGCAAGAatcaggagctggaggagctgaggACCAGCCTCCACCGGGAGCTCTCCATCTACAA GGGCTGCTTAGAAATCTATGGCCACCTTtgcaaatcagaagaaaaagcagaccaGGACTGA
- the SYNC gene encoding syncoilin isoform X3 yields the protein MRAGCSQPLRLPLLGMRAAWPSPPSSSSSSSSSSSSPGRREAATPSWHCRRRPGEAAARRSLISSLFINNPPTPHAKPMCSAEPEVLGSGGGSRCCEPRAACECQPALIPWGMTRHELSGVVGRDLMAEPEPPPELQLDEAGASSAPQGAAAGAAPHPDLLHSPLDPAVGMGVTPVHVGSPDTCRELRADIRDASLELDMPGPQLDEDAARTGILLDVDVAGIPLNVDADGAEIPLDVDAAGIPLDVDADGAEIPLDVDAAGIPLDVDADGAEIPLYMDTDGAGIPADTDPGGAGILLDMDAEGAGGPLDADGTEHQCLTLEELGDYFQECIEAVEQLEKERDSLIAELAQLREPVLQEIRHAHEEIQAACRLLAKVELERDNLKDEIRQIKQKLFKVTKECVACQYQLESRRHDLSQHAAYRGELETQAGQLSGELSRLKETCEKEKEVLRQRLETPPCRQDNLYLQESRRLSMEFESFVAESRRGLEEHYEPQLLRLLERREVGAKALQEMQGEIQGMKEALRPLQGEVSRLRLQNRSLEEQIILVKQKRDEEVGQYRERVEELEDRLKELKNGVQLQQRKNQELEELRTSLHRELSIYKGCLEIYGHLCKSEEKADQD from the exons ATGCGGGcgggctgcagccagcccctgcGGCTGCCTCTGCTAGGGATGCGGGCGGCTTGGCCTTccccgccctcctcctcctcctcctcctcctcctcctcctcctctccggGGCGGAGGGAGGCAGCCACCCCCAGCTGGCACTGCAGGCGGCGGCCGGGTGAAGCGGCTGCTCGGAGGAGTCTGATTTCCAGCCTGTTTATTAATAACCCCCCCACGCCCCATGCTAAGCCCATGTGCAGCGCAGAGCCGGAGGTGCTGGGCTCCGGGGGAGGAAG CCGTTGCTGCGAGCCGAGGGCTGCCTGCGAATGCCAGCCTGCGCTCATTCCTTGGGGGATGACTAGACATGAGCTCAGCGGCGTGGTCGGGAG GGACCTGATGGCAGAGCCTGAGCCccctccagagctgcagctggatGAAGCCGGAGCATCCTCAGCCCCACAGGGAGCGGCTGCAGGCGCTGCTCCGCACCCGGACCTTTTGCACAGCCCGTTAGACCCAGCGGTGGGTATGGGGGTGACACCCGTGCACGTGGGCAGCCCAGACACCTGCCGGGAGCTACGGGCAGACATCAGGGACGCTTCCTTGGAGCTAGACATGCCAGGGCCCCAGCTGGACGAGGATGCAGCCAGGACTGGGATCCTGCTGGATGTGGACGTGGCAGGAATCCCGCTGAAC GTGGATGCAGATGGAGCAGAGATCCCGCTGGACGTGGATGCAGCAGGGATCCCGCTGGACGTGGATGCAGATGGAGCAGAGATCCCGCTGGACGTGGATGCAGCAGGGATCCCGCTGGACGTGGATGCAgatggagcagagatccccctgtACATGGACACGGATGGGGCAGGGATCCCAGCTGACACGGACCCAGGTGGGGCAGGGATCCTGCTGGACATGGATGCAGAGGGGGCAGGCGGCCCCCTGGACGCAGATGGCACAGAGCATCAGTGCCTGACCCTCGAGGAGCTGGGGGACTACTTCCAAGAGTGCATCGAAGCCGTCgagcagctggagaaagagagagacagccTGATCGCGGAGCTTGCCCAGCTCCGGGAGCCGGTGCTGCAGGAGATCCGCCATGCCCACGAGGAGATCCAGGCAGCCTGCCGGCTGCTGGCCAAGgtggagctggagagggacaaCCTGAAGGATGAGATCCGGCAGATCAAGCAGAAGCTGTTCAAGGTGACAAAGGAGTGTGTGGCTTGCCAGTACCAGCTGGAGAGCCGGCGGCACGACCTCTCCCAGCACGCTGCTTACCGGGGCGAGCTGGAGACCCAGGCTGGGCAGCTCTCTGGCGAACTGTCCCGGCTGAAGGAGACCTGcgagaaggagaaggaggtttTGAGGCAGCGGTTGGAGACGCCACCGTGTCGGCAGGATAATCTGTACCTGCAGGAGAGTCGCCGGCTCTCCATGGAGTTTGAGAGCTTCGTGGCAGAGAGCCGGCGGGGTCTGGAGGAGCACTACGAGCCCcagctgctgcggctgctggaGAGACGCGAGGTGGGGGCGAAGGCGCTGCAGGAGATGCAGGGGGAGATCCAGGGGATGAAGGAAGCCCTGCGGCCCTTGCAGGGGGAGGTCAGTCGGCTGCGGCTGCAGAACCGGAGCCTGGAGGAGCAGATCATCCTCGTCAAGCAGAAACGGGATGAAGAGGTCGGGCAGTACCGG GAACGGGTTGAGGAGCTGGAAGACCGGCTGAAGGAGCTGAAGAACGGGGTCCAGCTCCAGCAGCGCAAGAatcaggagctggaggagctgaggACCAGCCTCCACCGGGAGCTCTCCATCTACAA GGGCTGCTTAGAAATCTATGGCCACCTTtgcaaatcagaagaaaaagcagaccaGGACTGA